One segment of Candidatus Fermentibacter sp. DNA contains the following:
- a CDS encoding ATP-binding protein, translated as MNRLFLRIYLPLAATILLVLGVAFLFAFKIIPEKAGEYYRNTLAEFRDEIVSRGSPGEGGILAVADSMGIGARVLRPHDPRSGLPAPPPRPGHIFLQGLPEEWGLIVEVPVFPGGRHGPNRYTPLLFVALLVLAEGAVLMTSLKPLRKRLSRLEDAAASIASGDLSARVRTEAHGDIVDSLGKTFNGMADRIQTLISSHQELLGMVAHETRTPLARMRLSLELMRDRGRAADPARLGVMEEDMASMDALLTELLTFNRLSRADGTGMSRVDLGILASEIADSENWSRPDVEVRVEGGAECTADRSMVARALSNVVMNAVRHAAGSVRVRLARGGGGTDITVTDDGTGFDPSLTGRLGRPFVKGPGSPGSGLGLAIVERVASLHGGFVEYSNSPGGGASVRIHLPDR; from the coding sequence GTGAACAGGCTCTTCCTCCGCATCTACCTGCCGCTGGCGGCGACGATCCTCCTCGTGCTCGGCGTGGCATTCCTCTTCGCGTTCAAGATCATCCCCGAGAAGGCCGGGGAATACTACAGGAACACCCTGGCGGAGTTCAGGGACGAGATAGTCTCGCGTGGGTCCCCGGGCGAGGGCGGGATACTCGCAGTCGCCGACTCGATGGGCATAGGCGCGCGAGTGCTGCGGCCGCATGATCCTCGTTCGGGGCTGCCGGCCCCGCCTCCGAGGCCGGGGCACATCTTCCTCCAGGGGCTTCCGGAGGAATGGGGTCTCATAGTCGAGGTTCCCGTCTTCCCAGGCGGGAGGCACGGCCCCAACCGGTACACCCCCCTGCTCTTCGTGGCCCTGCTCGTACTCGCCGAGGGGGCGGTCCTCATGACCTCCCTGAAGCCTCTGCGGAAGAGGCTCTCCCGCCTGGAGGACGCAGCCGCGTCGATAGCCTCGGGGGACCTGTCGGCCAGGGTCCGCACCGAGGCGCACGGGGACATAGTCGACTCGCTGGGCAAGACCTTCAACGGGATGGCCGACCGCATCCAGACCCTGATCTCATCGCACCAGGAGCTGCTGGGGATGGTCGCCCACGAGACACGGACCCCCCTTGCGCGGATGAGGCTCTCCCTGGAGCTGATGCGCGACCGCGGCAGAGCCGCCGATCCGGCGAGACTGGGAGTGATGGAGGAGGACATGGCGAGCATGGACGCCCTCCTGACCGAGCTCCTCACCTTCAACAGGCTCTCGCGGGCTGACGGGACGGGCATGTCGCGGGTCGACCTCGGCATCCTCGCATCCGAGATCGCCGATTCGGAGAACTGGAGCCGGCCCGACGTCGAGGTGAGGGTGGAGGGCGGGGCCGAGTGTACCGCAGACCGCTCGATGGTGGCCAGGGCGCTGTCCAACGTCGTCATGAACGCGGTCAGGCACGCCGCGGGCTCGGTCAGGGTCCGCCTGGCGCGCGGCGGGGGAGGAACCGACATCACTGTCACAGATGACGGGACGGGATTCGATCCCTCTCTGACGGGCAGGCTGGGCAGGCCCTTCGTGAAGGGCCCGGGAAGCCCCGGCTCGGGGCTCGGGCTCGCCATAGTCGAACGAGTCGCTTCGCTGCACGGGGGGTTCGTGGAGTATTCGAACTCCCCCGGCGGAGGGGCTTCCGTCCGGATACACCTGCCCGACCGCTGA